The sequence below is a genomic window from Nicotiana tomentosiformis chromosome 6, ASM39032v3, whole genome shotgun sequence.
tttggataagtgtGGATTATGTATCTGAACTTGTTAGCATGATCCCATGGGGCTCAGGTGTGATtcagggtagtttaggacccTTGTGGTTGTGTTGCATTGCTGATTTCTCGTGTTGTTCTGATGTGCGTCACGTTCGCTATCactgtgtcgcgttcgcgtagagtgtTCTCTGTTACTTGTAATTTGTTCATCGCATTCGGTATGAAGTTCTTGAATTCGCGGAGCATTATGGATGATGATTATCATGTTCGTATAAATCACTTTGCATTCGTGAAGTGTGGTAGAAGGCTGGTCAGTAGCCTTTCGTGTTCAAGATTGGTCTCTCGCATTCGCACAGTTGAGAGGCCAGTTGTCCTTCACGTTCGCATGGTGCATGTCATGTTCCCGATGAAGGTTTTAGGCATTTGGTTATTTTGTCTTTCGCAAATGCGGATcggaggtcgcgttcgcgtagtgtacaGCTTGGGCAAACTATTGAAGTTGCTATTTTCCAGAATTTgcccattatttcatattttaagccCTAGActtcaacaagaagatattttgAAAGGTAAgcaattttcacttggatttggctttatatatttaTTACCCATatatttctacacctaaaacttgAAATTATGAAAGGAAGTTTGGGGATTTTTTCCCTACACCTTAAGAAAGTGTATCTGGGGAATTTGAGCACTGATTTGGACCCGATTATGGAAACTAGttacatatttggactcgatAGGTTATCGGTCaacagattttggtattggtttcaGATTTCGGGTACGTGGACCTGGGTTGATTTTTGAGAATTTCCtcaaagattgaagctttatggattgggatcgctcctatggtatttttgaatttcttgGATGATGTTTGGATTGGATTTGTGCGATTGGAGGGCTATATCTAGCTTTTGATGCGATTCGAGGTTGAATACTAGATCGGATAAGGTATATAACTTGCCTAAGCTTGGCTTGAGGGTACTTTCCGTGTTGGCTGTGATATTTGTtatatatatgcgaggtgacaagcgAATATGCGTGCATCGTGGTTATTCATAATTCGTGTAGTTCTTAGGCCAATATATGCCTTCTTTTGCaatcatgcttctttgatatcatgttttctccatttgtatgactacgtgagctatcattcatgttagaaatcatgtctaggctatttgCTTACTTGTTGAGGCATGATAGAGATATTTTTGCTATGTTGAGCAATTTGCCTTGGTCGTAGTCATACTtttcagtcatgatattatatccGCATGTTATATCTCTGTCTTTGTGTACTTTTGatatgttatctcacatgttgttgGTACATGACATGAGTTTGACCTAAATTGTAGTATGTTGGTATATTCTGTGTGGCATATTGAATTATGTTTCTATGATATGTTGGCATATGGATACTTGAGCGGATTGATGATTGTTCTTGGGCCATTAAGCCAATTGGTATTGATAATGAGGTGTCGCATACGCCaggccccatattgggctaaTTGATATTAATCGTTGACTTTGATCCGATCAGCACTTGGGCAAGGACCCGCCTGTCCAGAGTCGGGTAATAACCGTGGGCATAGGCACAGGGTCATATATATGTGCTTGGTGAGGGACTTGTGTAAGGCACATGTATGTGCTGagagtgtgtatgtgtgtgtgtgagggtCTATGGGCTTTGAGCCAAGCACCATGACTGTGCTTGGAGTATGATTAAGGGGTACTTTGTGCCAAGCACTTGGAGTATGATTAAGGGGTACTTTGTGCCAAGCATTATGAATGTGCTGATATTGTTTACACTTGATATTGGCATGTATAACTAGcatgcaggcatagagatgtattacCTCTCATGCTAATTGGTATTTGATGACTCTACTTGATGTTTAGAGCTTGATCTTACAGTTTTATCTTGTTAATACATGTCTAAGTGGATTATGTGGAAGTTGATGCCTTGACCATTATATcttaaaagcatgtctatttctCCTTCTGTTATGTTAAGCTGAACCTGTTATTATTTGTGTTGTTTTCCTTCATATGCTATTATTctactgttattattattgttggctGTGGAAAGTGAGCATTAGACATTTCCAaactcgtcattactttcagcccgaggttaggcttactacttattgagtatagggtcagttgtactcatactatactctgcacatcgtgtgcagatctaggttttGGTGGTATCTTCTATTGCGAGTTAGCTACATCCGGATTAGCTTGGAGATTTCAAGGTGGCACGGATGTtccgttcgcagaccttgaagccCCTTTCTTTATGTCATGTTAACATTGTTTAGTCTCTCAGAAGTATTGATTTGATTCAGACCTTGTATTTACTTTTGTTATAAAGCTCATATACTTGATGACACCAGATCATGGGATGGTTTTAGTTATATTATTTCTATTGACAGCAGTTATATATGATTATCCCACTAATGTGACTATTCAATACTGTTAGTAAACTTTGTTTCTGCTTATTGATAGCTTGCTtagcaagcggtgttaggcgTCGTCATGGCTCCGATggtattttgggtcatgacaaagcATCTGTTATTGATATCGGAGGCTTGTGGGACCATTTTCTTCCATTaatggagtttgcctacaacaacaactaccagtctagtatttagatggctatgtatgaggccttatataggaggctatgtcattctccagttggttggttcgaACCTAgcgaggctaggttgttgggtacagatctaGTTTGTGATTCTttagagaaggtgaagttgattcaggagaagCTTCATAAAGCACAGTTcgggcagaagagttatgctgataggaaggttcgtgatgtggctttcatggagggtgagaaggttcttcttagaGTTTTGCCAATAAAGGGCATGATAATATTtgggaagaatggcaagttgagccctcagtatattggtccatttgattttagagagagttggtgaggtggcttacaggctttaTTTACCACCCAACTTGTCCGGAGTTCATATGCTATTCCATAattccatgcttcggaaatattaTGAAGACAAGCCATATGATTTGGATCTCAGTTCAATGCAGTTGGATGGGAATTTAGCTTATGAAGAAGAGTCAgcggccattttggataggcaggttcggatGTTGAGGTCAAAAAAGATTGCATCAGTGAAGGATCAGTGGAGAGATAAACCAGTTGAGGAAGAGACTCggaagactgagcatgatataCGAGGCatatatcctcatctttttggtatttaaggtattattctaaacccgtttgaggatgCACGTtattttaagagggagagaatgtaaccaCCCGGTCGGTCATATTGTGTAATAGACTACTTAATATTCCCCATATGTGTATTTGATGTTTGATGAATTGTAGGGATGGTTGGATTAGTTTTGAGAAGGTTTAAGAGTGAATCAGAACACTTATCTATGGTATGaaacttaagttgtaagagttgaccaatgcTTGACTTTAAATAAACAATCTCGGATTGGTGATTTGACGGTTCAAATAGGTtaatatggtaattttagacttagttGTAtgttttagatttggaggttccttGAAGGTTATGGCTCTATTTGCCCAAAGTTGGCAATATAAAGGTTTGGAGAGATCATatgtttgatcgggagttgactttgatgttatctggTTTCAATTGGTGTTCTGGGACTTTAgataggttcatttagtttattaaaacttgtgtgaaaagtttgaTCATGACCcgaaatgtctaagtgtgattcgcaCGTGTTtggcgaagttggaaattttggaaTTTAAGAAATGGATTTTGATcgttgattcttggttttgatgttagttgtggtgttttgagcatttggataAGTTCGGATAAGGTATTAGGAATTGTTGGTATTATTGTacgtgggtccgggggcccaagTGTATTTAGGAATGATTCCGGACCATTTTGGTGTTATCTGGAAGTTCTGGTTATGGTGCATCGCACCTACAAAGGTTTGAGCACAGGTTCGAAGCCGCACATGTGAAGGgtggtcgcttttgcgatgctGGTTGGTCTTGTGAATGGTCTCTTCTGCAAagatgggcgcaggtgcgaaggcacaCCTGCAAGGACATTGTGCTAGCCTGCGAGATGGGGCAGACATGAGGGTTCGCGCACCTGCAACTGTTTGGTTTCACCTGGAGCCTCAGATACGGCAGGTTCACTGCTCGTGCGAAGGCTAACTGTGTAAGTGAAGCTTGCAGATGCGAGCatgggctcgcaaatgcgatggttttGACCGTAGATGCAAGATGACTAGCAGCGTTATTATATTTTGAGggttgatcacgcccaactatgcctcctaaaAGGACTAGTGGTTGTTGCAAATATAATATGAttttcaagtccggagtcgaatcccacagggaattaacctactaatcacAACTACTAGTTTCGCAAGACTTCAAGTAATAAACTTCTAAAAATGTTAAATAATGGGTTGAGTGTTTTCTAACTAAAAGTGAAGTAATTAAAATGGTGTAACTTTATTACTACTAAAATCAAGGTTGTAGACAAGATTGAAaaagtctagagttatgattttcccaattgtcggattCCTCCCGCCTACGTATCCTATAAATTCttcctaagtattctctactgatcgtgagcatTTTAGGTatcgtaattctcttccgaggaactacaacaatttactagacgtattttTCCGAACACGCTAGCTAGCACTAAAC
It includes:
- the LOC138894515 gene encoding uncharacterized protein — protein: MAMYEALYRRLCHSPVGWFEPSEARLLGTDLVCDSLEKVKLIQEKLHKAQFGQKSYADRKVRDVAFMEGEKVLLRVLPIKGMIIFGKNGKLSPQYIGPFDFRENKPYDLDLSSMQLDGNLAYEEESAAILDRQVRMLRSKKIASVKDQWRDKPVEEETRKTEHDIRGIYPHLFGMVGLVLRRFKSESEHLSMVNGEQDLIKKIRDIQLAMWVLKKRFIDSKGLTMDNISTGRKKRLNGQS